In Paludisphaera rhizosphaerae, a single window of DNA contains:
- a CDS encoding patatin-like phospholipase family protein: MALPNPATGGWSPVRVRDEFGLKLSSTERETIRAKFPKSSSPEPGVFLADGVFEGGGVLGLAFLGAARCCADIGIRWMGLAGTSAGAITASLMAAIPDIDELERLFGSVDFKDFIGEKSSPFIVDFDPTKDLDHPAHMLVKLLVAGRLGQYSSAPFLNWIQNSLKDAGVSTFADVSVGNSERQLKVVVSNLTRGQMLVLPDDLPEKERDSFPVAEAVRLSMSIPLFFEPGQLNGDCIVDGGILSNYPVWIFDEEDPLKEPRWPTFGFRLFNSREEKPLRINTAPDILKGMFKTMMCAHDRHNLSRAKRTRTINVDVTMAGVSTTQFGLSDEHKDVLYRHGYESTKRYLLEEWSWEVQLESRGFANAS, from the coding sequence ATGGCTCTTCCCAACCCCGCGACGGGCGGTTGGAGCCCCGTTCGGGTTCGCGACGAGTTCGGGCTTAAGTTGAGCTCGACCGAGCGGGAGACAATCAGGGCGAAATTTCCGAAAAGCTCTTCTCCCGAACCCGGCGTCTTCCTGGCCGACGGGGTCTTCGAGGGAGGCGGGGTGCTTGGGCTGGCGTTTCTGGGAGCCGCCAGGTGCTGCGCCGACATCGGGATCCGCTGGATGGGGCTGGCGGGGACTTCGGCGGGTGCCATCACGGCCTCGTTGATGGCCGCCATCCCCGATATCGATGAGCTCGAGAGGCTCTTCGGATCGGTCGACTTCAAGGATTTCATCGGCGAGAAATCGAGCCCTTTCATCGTCGACTTCGATCCGACGAAGGACCTGGACCACCCGGCGCATATGCTTGTGAAGCTGCTCGTCGCCGGACGACTGGGCCAATATTCTTCAGCCCCTTTCCTGAACTGGATCCAGAACTCGCTTAAGGACGCTGGCGTATCTACTTTCGCCGACGTTAGCGTCGGGAACTCGGAACGCCAGCTGAAGGTGGTGGTTTCGAACCTCACGCGCGGGCAGATGCTCGTCCTTCCGGACGACCTCCCGGAGAAGGAACGGGATTCCTTCCCGGTCGCCGAGGCCGTGCGGCTGTCGATGAGCATCCCGCTTTTCTTCGAGCCGGGTCAGTTGAACGGCGATTGCATCGTCGATGGCGGCATTCTGAGCAACTACCCGGTGTGGATCTTCGACGAGGAAGATCCGCTGAAGGAACCTCGATGGCCAACGTTCGGCTTCCGCCTCTTCAATTCGCGGGAAGAAAAGCCCCTGCGGATCAATACGGCGCCGGACATACTCAAGGGCATGTTCAAGACAATGATGTGCGCCCATGATCGTCACAATTTGAGCCGCGCCAAGCGCACCCGGACCATCAACGTAGACGTCACGATGGCGGGCGTCTCGACGACCCAGTTCGGCCTGTCCGACGAACACAAGGACGTACTCTATCGGCACGGCTACGAGAGCACAAAGCGGTACCTGCTCGAGGAGTGGAGCTGGGAAGTCCAACTCGAATCGCGCGGCTTCGCAAACGCGTCGTAG